In the Pseudoliparis swirei isolate HS2019 ecotype Mariana Trench chromosome 21, NWPU_hadal_v1, whole genome shotgun sequence genome, one interval contains:
- the sb:cb1081 gene encoding sterile alpha motif domain-containing protein 9-like: MARRPAESLLDVLSPNPFEGVTSPADVLHQTEENFYRGAPPRWFNFYISDQRVADGSGTPFIKRDGYNALVQTVQLKGKTPGITIVKLFHQPGCGGTTLAMKVLWDLRKIFTSAVLTDSASNTTNIAEEVVQLFKDGNRKTVLLLVNNMQRLEALQESIKIEMASREMHVDSRKAAVIILNCVRKDAVLTTSHVVFLQKVLSKDEKIKFDEKRDELRKRYGDKSKQFHGFNIMQTNFSKTYIQEACAVFINTTTAESPQMTQLDACLSLLNAYVPGSYLLESQCLDFFKHGDYAHGDSPLKERMSTFGHLIITFQEDRSSEMKVCIAHRMIAQHCTELLAETGMTRSETASYLLTHFNSDELPSFLVSFIKDMLTKRETKPNEEDPGNGTWIIEDNERFSRLILDIQSVERQLECVNVLVVASERFNRNAFFPQALARFYSIELKNYIKAEKWAKIAKLRYPQSSFIADTLGQVYKNQLKNQKHCAKPRALLELASKAIEAFKDEERLAENESGTETRGDGTTKISKVFNIHGQFGYLDVCNLLYKKLVSQDDTWREVLTKKAPLNSVLKSLGDAEHSRFKVLIDGLKDDIERKCAFFDTYLTYSKPEQKDDPAYISKGTSECYKNFVGNSPSKDFKAEGAALIQKLKENLADTSAGVLSCLDRECKESDLKEITTWWEKIFLEKESVVALANYILAHIMLRNMEAELPLDCKHLDAFKQKMPRIPNQSPELHMLVLLLSWPTESEANCVLDLNRLIHNMHCSYEVTYKAQFRSRYLRPLFFIGNGEGLNRIVHRKILEQNVQTRQDWTRDTIFQDATVKARLVRVQGVVRNYRVFATIGGAAIEVHANIQNCLWKAQQVSFYLGFTIRGPVAFDIQTKPGAKDKKAEEISGENFFIGSEPEQIKPDDTTGGGHFVDRHRTQLVQSVSDTPFVLKKLEDEG; the protein is encoded by the exons ATGGCGAGAAGACCCGCCGAGTCACTGTTGGATGTTCTCTCTCCAAATCCATTCGAAGGAGTGACTTCCCCTGCAGATGTTCTTCATCAGACAGAGGAAAACTTCTACAGAGGGGCCCCACCCAGATGGTTCAACTTTTACATCAGCGACCAGAGAGTGGCCGATGGCTCCGGAACTCCCTTCATCAAACGAGACGGATACAACGCACTCGTGCAAACAGTTCAACTGAAGGGAAAAACCCCGGGAATAACAATTGTTAAACTGTTCCACCAGCCAGGGTGCGGGGGCACCACGCTGGCCATGAAGGTGCTGTGGGACTTGAGGAAAATCTTCACGAGCGCCGTTTTAACCGACTCGGCCTCAAACACCACAAATATTGCAGAGGAGGTTGTCCAGCTCTTCAAAGATGGCAACCGCAAGaccgtgctgctgctggtgaacAATATGCAGAGGTTGGAAGCTCTGCAAGAGAGCATTAAGATCGAGATGGCCAGCCGAGAGATGCACGTCGACTCCCGCAAGGCTGCGGTGATTATACTCAACTGTGTAAGAAAGGACGCAGTTCTAACGACGTCCCATGTCGTCTTCCTACAGAAAGTACTTTCTAAAGATGAGAAGATAAAATTTGATGAGAAAAGAGATGAGCTTCGCAAAAGGTACGGGGATAAAAGCAAACAATTTCACGGCTTTAACATCATGCAAACCAATTTCTCCAAGACTTACATCCAAGAGGCATGTGCTGTTTTCATTAACACCACAACAGCCGAAAGTCCACAGATGACCCAGCTTGATGCCTGCTTGTCCCTGCTGAATGCCTACGTACCGGGCTCATACCTCCTGGAGTCTCAGTGCTTGGACTTCTTCAAACACGGCGACTACGCCCACGGAGACTCTCCCCTGAAGGAACGAATGAGCACCTTCGGCCATCTCATCATCACATTCCAAGAAGATAGAAGTTCTGAAATGAAAGTCTGCATAGCTCACCGTATGATAGCGCAGCATTGCACTGAACTGTTGGCCGAGACCGGTATGACCAGAAGTGAAACGGCAAGTTACCTGTTGACTCATTTCAACAGCGATGAGTTGCCTTCATTTTTGGTCAGTTTCATCAAAGACATGCTGACCAAGAGAGAAACAAAACCCAACGAAGAGGACCCAGGCAATGGAACATGGATCATTGAGGACAATGAAAGGTTTTCTAGGCTGATTCTAGACATTCAAAGTGTTGAGCGTCAActtgagtgtgtgaatgttctaGTGGTGGCGTCAGAAAGGTTTAATCGGAATGCATTTTTTCCACAAGCACTTGCTCGTTTTTATTCCATAGAACTAAAAAACTACATTAAGGCTGAAAAGTGGGCAAAGATAGCAAAGCTCAGATATCCCCAAAGTTCCTTCATTGCTGATACACTGGGCCAAGTCTATAAGAACCAATTGAAGAACCAGAAGCATTGCGCCAAACCAAGAGCCCTTTTGGAACTGGCCTCAAAGGCCATTGAAGCTTTCAAAGATGAAGAAAGACTTGCTGAAAATGAAAGTGGgacggagacgagaggagatggCACTACCAAAATCTCAAAAGTTTTTAACATCCACGGGCAGTTTGGTTACTTGGATGTCTGCAACCTTCTGTACAAGAAGCTTGTGAGTCAGGACGATACTTGGAGAGAAGTTCTCACAAAGAAGGCGCCCTTGAACTCGGTCCTGAAATCCCTTGGAGACGCCGAGCACAGCAGATTCAAGGTTCTAATAGACGGCCTCAAAGACGACATTGAGAGAAAATGCGCATTCTTCGATACATATCTGACTTATTCAAAGCCAGAACAGAAAGATGATCCCGCGTACATTTCCAAAGGCACCTCAGAGTGCTACAAAAATTTTGTCGGGAACTCCCCGTCCAAGGATTTCAAGGCAGAAGGCGCGGCTCTCATCCAGAAGCTCAAAGAAAACCTGGCGGACACCTCCGCCGGAGTGCTCTCGTGTCTGGACCGAGAATGCAAGGAATCGGACCTCAAAGAAATAACGACATGGTGGGAGAAAATCTTTCTTGAGAAAGAATCCGTCGTCGCTCTGGCCAACTACATCCTCGCTCACATCATGTTGAGGAACATGGAAGCCGAGTTACCTCTCGACTGCAAGCATTTGGATGCATTCAAACAGAAAATGCCTCGGATCCCCAACCAATCGCCCGAGCTCCACATgttggtcctcctcctctcctggccCACGGAGAGTGAAGCCAATTGTGTCCTTGATCTGAATCGATTGATCCACAACATGCACTGCTCTTACGAAGTTACATACAAGGCACAGTTTCGATCGAGGTACCTCCGCCCCCTGTTTTtcattggaaatggtgaaggtCTGAACAGAATTGTTCACAGAAAGATCCTTGAGCAAAATGTGCAAACAAGACAAGATTGGACCAGAGATACGATTTTCCAAGATGCCACGGTCAAAGCTCGCCTGGTCAGAGTTCAAGGGGTGGTGCGAAACTACCGAGTCTTCGCAACAATTGGAGGTGCGGCGATTGAGGTTCATGCAAACATCCAAAACTGCCTCTGGAAAGCACAACAAGTTTCCTTTTACCTCGGATTTACCATCAGAGGTCCCGTCGCGTTTGACATCCAGACAAAACCTGGAGCCAAAGATAAGAAAG CAGAAGAAATCTCAGGGGAGAATTTTTTTATTGGCTCAGAACCCGAGCAAATAAAACCAGACGATACCACTGGAG GTGGTCATTTTGTGGATCGCCATCGGACACAACTGGTGCAGAGCGTGAGCGACACGCCATTCGTCCTGAAGAAGCTCGAGGACGAGGGCTAG
- the LOC130211965 gene encoding astrocytic phosphoprotein PEA-15 — protein MAEYSSLLSDLSENITNEDLEQLKSACKEDIPEDQSNEITSSKEWFGYLEKNDKLAQDNLSYIEHIFEISRRPDLLTRVIEYRTTVLKISEDDEIETKLTRIPSAKKYKDIIRQPSEDEIIKLAPPPKKV, from the exons atGGCGGAGTACAGCTCTCTGCTCAGCGACCTGTCTGAAAACATCACCAACGAGGACCTGGAGCAGCTAAAGTCGGCCTGCAAGGAGGACATCCCCGAGGACCAGAGCAACGAGATCACCTCCTCCAAGGAGTGGTTCGGCTACCTGGAGAAGAACGACAAGCTGGCCCAAG ACAACCTGTCGTACATCGAGCACATCTTCGAGATCTCGCGGCGACCGGACCTGCTGACGAGGGTGATCGAGTATCGCACCACCGTGCTCAAGATCTCCGAGGACGACGAGATCGAAACCAAGCTCACGCGCATCCCCTCGGCCAAGAAATACAAAG ACATCATCCGCCAGCCCTCTGAAGATGAGATCATCaagttggccccgccccctaaaAAGGTGTGA